GCTAATAGTCAGGAGTGGAAGGAGTTTGATTTGAAACATCATGAGTTTGCCCTAGAACCTCGCAATGTGAGGTTAGGAATGGCTACAAATGGTTTTAATCCTTTTGGGAATATGAACAATAACTACAGTATGTGGCCTGTCATCCTCATTCCCTATAACCTACCACCTTGGTTAATTATGAAAGAACCTTATTTTATGATGTCCTTACTTATTCCTGGACCCAATCAACCAGGAAATGAGCTTGATGTTTTCTTGAGACCATTGGTTGATGAGTTGAAGGAGTTGTGGGAAGAGGGTGCACACACTTACGATGCATCTTGTGGTATGCATTTTCAGACGCGTGCTGCTTTGTTGTGGACAATACATGACTATCCTGGATTCAATAATGTGTCTGGATGGAGGACAAAGGGTTATCATGCTTGTTACACTTGCAATGATGAACCATATTTGGAGACATTGGAAAGTAAAATTGGATACACTAACCATCGTGCCTACTTGCCTATGGACCACCCTTGGCGAAGGAGTTGCTCATTCAATGGTAAAATTGAGAAACAGATGAGATCATTGGAGTTACCGGTGGAAAAGATAAATGAGCAATTTGACCGAAtgccaaatataattttaggaaagGATCTAAACAACAAGAAAAAGCGTCCAATTATTGGGGGACCGAATTGGTCAAAGAAAAGTATCCTATACAAGCTACCATACTGGAGGAATAAGAAGCTTAAACACAATATTGATGTCATGCATGTTGAGAAAAATATTAGTGAGAGTACATTCAGAACTTTGTTGGGAATTGAGGGGAAAAACAAGGACACAGACAAGGCACGCAAGGACTTGAAAAATATGGGCATAAGGAGTGTTTTGCACCTCCAAGAACGTTCTGATGGATCATTTGACAAGCCTCGTGCCTTCTTTTCATTGTATCCTGAAGAAATGGAtggtttttatgaatttttgaaaTCAGTCAAGTATCCAGATGGCTATGCAGCAAACATATCGAGGTCGGTGAACACAAGAAATGGTAGACTATTAAATCTGAAAAGCCATGACTGTCATGTGCTATTATAGCGAATTCTTCCAATTGGGATGTGGGGTTTTGCTGATAAGGA
This DNA window, taken from Quercus robur chromosome 2, dhQueRobu3.1, whole genome shotgun sequence, encodes the following:
- the LOC126694124 gene encoding uncharacterized protein LOC126694124 yields the protein MQDYTKWYYHGEPHELNEHIGDEEMSDNDHLDGIDALVEDQIRGEPKDTTQQDEEVRNFDKMFSDSKHELYPGCTDYTLLKFVIEMLNVKVTTNLSNKGLDMILDLLSKILPKGNLIPRSTYEAKKILRDLSLSYEHIHACKNDCALFWKENENLDKCPVCQTPRYKDNRTGGKKIAQKVLRYFPLTPRLRRLYMSRKRAEDMRWYIEKQVNDGILRHPANSQEWKEFDLKHHEFALEPRNVRLGMATNGFNPFGNMNNNYSMWPVILIPYNLPPWLIMKEPYFMMSLLIPGPNQPGNELDVFLRPLVDELKELWEEGAHTYDASCGMHFQTRAALLWTIHDYPGFNNVSGWRTKGYHACYTCNDEPYLETLESKIGYTNHRAYLPMDHPWRRSCSFNGKIEKQMRSLELPVEKINEQFDRMPNIILGKDLNNKKKRPIIGGPNWSKKSILYKLPYWRNKKLKHNIDVMHVEKNISESTFRTLLGIEGKNKDTDKARKDLKNMGIRSVLHLQERSDGSFDKPRAFFSLYPEEMDGFYEFLKSVKYPDGYAANISRSVNTRNGRLLNLKSHDCHVLL